One Pseudodesulfovibrio cashew DNA window includes the following coding sequences:
- a CDS encoding N-acetylneuraminate synthase family protein — protein sequence MKQIETITLRSGVTIGQGHPCFIVAEIGNNHQGEFDVAKQMIDEAAAAGAQAVKFQKRDMEALLTREGRAAPYTGRNSFGPTYGEHRNALELSIEQMAELKEYSESRGLVFFASAWDEPSLKQILALDVELLKICSADLVNVPLVRKYAEARIPIILSTGMSSLEDIDVALAEIRHFHDQVILLHCNSCYPCPEEQIGLPVMDGLRERYGLPVGYSGHEQGIGPSVGAAALAACVVERHFTLDKTLKGTDHQASLEPAELALMVGMIREVERAMQVKGKVVFPDEQAAAKKLRKCIVFSRDLPAGHVLTEADLATRSPRVGVSPVHWDEVLGATLKKPVKHEEPVQWETLSLAEADCADAATS from the coding sequence ATGAAACAGATCGAGACCATTACGCTCCGCTCAGGCGTCACCATCGGACAGGGCCATCCCTGCTTCATCGTTGCCGAAATCGGCAACAACCATCAGGGTGAATTCGACGTGGCCAAGCAAATGATCGACGAGGCCGCCGCAGCCGGAGCCCAGGCCGTCAAGTTCCAGAAACGGGACATGGAGGCGCTCCTCACCCGGGAGGGCCGTGCCGCGCCGTACACCGGGCGCAACAGTTTCGGACCCACCTATGGCGAGCATCGCAACGCCTTGGAGCTTTCCATCGAGCAGATGGCCGAGCTCAAGGAGTACAGCGAATCCCGAGGCCTGGTTTTCTTTGCCTCGGCCTGGGACGAGCCAAGCCTGAAACAGATACTCGCGCTGGACGTGGAGCTGCTGAAGATCTGCTCCGCCGACCTGGTCAACGTTCCCCTGGTCCGCAAGTACGCCGAGGCCCGGATTCCGATCATCCTCTCCACAGGCATGAGTTCCCTGGAGGACATCGACGTCGCCCTGGCCGAAATCCGACATTTTCATGACCAGGTGATCCTGCTTCACTGCAATTCCTGTTACCCCTGCCCCGAGGAACAGATCGGGCTGCCCGTCATGGACGGGCTCAGGGAGCGCTACGGGCTGCCCGTTGGCTATTCAGGCCACGAGCAGGGAATCGGCCCCAGTGTGGGCGCGGCCGCACTGGCTGCCTGCGTGGTGGAGCGGCATTTCACTCTCGACAAAACCCTCAAGGGCACCGATCATCAGGCCTCCCTCGAGCCTGCCGAACTGGCCCTGATGGTGGGCATGATCCGCGAAGTGGAGCGCGCCATGCAGGTCAAGGGCAAGGTGGTCTTCCCCGATGAGCAGGCCGCGGCGAAGAAGCTGCGCAAATGCATCGTTTTTTCGCGCGATCTTCCTGCCGGGCATGTACTCACCGAGGCGGACCTCGCCACCCGAAGCCCGCGCGTGGGAGTCTCTCCGGTTCACTGGGACGAGGTCCTGGGTGCCACGCTCAAGAAACCGGTCAAGCACGAGGAGCCGGTTCAGTGGGAAACCCTGAGCCTGGCCGAGGCCGACTGCGCTGACGCAGCGACATCATAG